One part of the Acidobacteriota bacterium genome encodes these proteins:
- a CDS encoding glycosyltransferase family 2 protein: MLKIEIVMPVHNRSAETLHCLRSIARSVREGLSLHVIVVDDGSTDGTADAIRKEFPEVEIVTGDGSLWYTAGTNRGLAAALKHEPDYILAANNDQIFDSKCIVSLVDCAERHPRSVVGSLLLNWETPHKLFQVSPRFELLGGGFRHWYKQTVWTVPTKPWRVELIVGNCVLYPAAAIREVGLMDEKRLVQYGDAEYTPRMLRHGWQLLIEPRARVFCKPNDPVSGFRNLTTSEKLRQLLYDPTGPYSLRRRFYMNLGSSRHPILGLLALPVFFVRLALGRNIEGTWALDQDERPLSETFASAVIDD, from the coding sequence ATGCTCAAAATTGAGATCGTAATGCCGGTACACAATCGGAGCGCCGAGACACTGCATTGTCTGCGGAGCATCGCTCGTTCAGTACGCGAAGGTTTGAGCTTGCACGTAATTGTTGTTGATGATGGCTCGACCGACGGCACTGCTGACGCTATCCGCAAAGAATTCCCCGAGGTTGAAATAGTCACTGGCGACGGCAGTCTGTGGTACACGGCCGGGACGAACCGCGGATTAGCCGCTGCTTTAAAACACGAACCGGATTATATCCTCGCCGCAAATAACGACCAGATATTCGATTCAAAGTGCATTGTCAGCCTGGTTGATTGTGCGGAACGCCATCCTCGGAGCGTCGTAGGTTCATTGCTACTTAATTGGGAAACGCCGCATAAGCTATTTCAGGTGTCGCCGAGATTTGAACTGTTAGGCGGCGGCTTCCGGCACTGGTATAAGCAAACGGTGTGGACCGTTCCCACAAAACCTTGGCGTGTCGAATTGATCGTTGGAAATTGTGTTCTCTATCCGGCAGCCGCGATTCGCGAAGTCGGCCTCATGGATGAGAAGAGGCTTGTTCAATACGGCGACGCAGAATACACGCCGCGAATGCTCCGTCATGGCTGGCAGCTATTGATCGAGCCGAGGGCCCGCGTATTCTGCAAACCGAACGATCCGGTTTCAGGCTTTCGAAACTTAACAACCTCCGAAAAACTACGGCAGCTTTTGTACGATCCGACCGGGCCTTACAGCTTGCGCCGTCGATTTTACATGAATCTGGGAAGCTCACGACACCCCATACTTGGGCTTCTTGCTTTACCAGTCTTTTTTGTCCGTCTCGCTTTGGGCAGAAACATTGAAGGAACGTGGGCTCTGGATCAGGACGAAAGGCCACTTTCCGAAACGTTCGCGTCGGCCGTTATCGATGATTAA